GTTTGAAAGAGGACAAAACTGAAAACTAAGGAAAGATATTTCCGCACGGATTCCAAACTAGTTGGAACCCATGGGAATGAAAGGGATTTTTGGAAAAAAGTTAGATCTTCGTTCTTTCTTCTTTTTGTGACGCCAAATTTCGCGATGCTCTGAGAACGATACTCATCGTCGTTATTTGTGGGTTCACCGAAAGTCCTGTAGGGTAAACTGAGGCATCCATGACAAATATGTTTTTATGACCATAAATTTCCAAATTTAAATCAACAGCACCTTTCTCAGGATCATTTGCTGACTGAATGGAACCATGTGGGTGTGCAGAACCAACAGTCAAATCTCCTGGTTTTGTACTTTCTTTTAAGATCCAATCAAAGTTATCATTTCCTTTTACTTTGTAAGGTTCTGTAAAACGAGTGAAAGGAAAAACCAATTCTTTGGCACCAGCAGCAACAGTCACTTCCGCTAGAGCCTTTAGTCCTTTTAACATATTCAAACCGTCAGTGGGAGTAAGCTCAAAATAAACCTTCCGTCTTCCAAGGCTGTACTTAACACTTGCATTTGCTTCTCCGTCTGCCCCGTCACGGACAAGAACAATGCCTGCATTGTATTTGGTGAAATCTTTCATCACATCAAACTGCTGTTTGCCGTAAAAAGGTATCAAAGAAGAAGCAAGGGTTGGCCTGTATGGAGCCGCTTCCAACCAATACCCATACCCAGTTCCATCTTGGTTATGACCATCTTTGATTACGATTGATTGTGGTGGTCCTTCGAACATTTTGATTTCTGAATCAAATTTGCCAAAAATTGTAGATGTTGGATGTACTTTTAAATTCCTTCCTACCCAACCATTTCCAATCCCACTCCTTTGTAAAAGAGCGGGACCCTCAATGGCACCAGCACTCACGATCACAACAGGAGCTTTGATTTCCATAGTTTCTATGATTTCTTTAGGAGCTGTTTCATAAGCATCTGGTGTAAATTCGGCGATGACTGTTTTGAGTTTCCCATCTCGGATTTTAACCGCTCGCATATTGGAAACAACAGTTGCACCGGCTTCAATTGCATCAGGAATCCAAGTGAGAAACGTTGATTGTTTCGCATTGATGGGACAACCAAGTCCACACCGACCAAGACCAATACAACCCCTATTGTTATTTCGTAAAATTTGCGGAGTTAATCCGAGTTTTTTACCGCCTACTCGTAACACATTATTGTTCGCATTTACTAAGTTATTTGGAACTTCATGTACCCCTAATCTTTCGTGAACTTCTGAAACATAGGAATCCATTTCTTCTCTAGAATAACCTTGCCAACCAAATCGTTCATTCCATTCATTGGTAACATAATCAGGTGGGTAAAGAGAAGTTTGCCAGTTGACGGTAGTAGATCCACCTATAGACTTTCCTTGCAGTATTGATAACGTTTGTTCTTCGGTAACAATAAAACCAGCATCTCTGTAGAGTCTAGCTTGTGATAAAAATTCATCGGAGCTAAAATGAGCAGGAGTGAAATAACTCCCTTCTTCAATAAGGACTACTTTCCAACCTTGTTGTGCAAGTTCTCTAGCAGCAACAGCACCACCAGCGCCTGAGCCAATAATGACTACATCAGCAGTCAGTTCCCATTTTCCATTTCGAATTTGATGGGTTTTGATTGTTTCTGCGTGTTTTTTTGGAGTGATGATTTTTTCGTTAAATATTGGGATTCCCATGTTGTCCGCCTTATTGGATGTATCCGACAAATTTTTGATACTCTTTGTCAGAACTGAGAAGGAAAAAAGAAATTTGTCTTAAGATGACATACACACCACGTTTAATACCAAGTGAGGAATGTTTCCATTCAAGTAATCGTTTGATACGTTCTTCAGGTGGTAGTTTGACAATAGGTGTGAATGAAAAATCGAGTGCCATAGCTGCTAAAATCGAAGACGGAACACTCGCTAACAGCTGTATAACGCTTTCTGTTTCAATTGGATACGGATGACCATATACATAATTGTCCAAGGCAAGTCCCAAATCAAAATCGGGAATGGGATTGTCTTGTAAGAAGACTTCTTGCAAACTGCGAAAACTATGGTATTGTTCTGGAGAAATTCCTCTAAGAGTGGGAGTGTTCACTCCTGGACCACAATTCACTCCTTGTATGGATACAGCAGTTAAGGCAAAACATTTGAGAGAAAATTTTAAGAAACGATTTCGTGAAAGTAGGAATGGTGTATGTGGATCCAAGTCTCATTTCCTTCGATTAGATTTGAGCCCATTGTGTCAGAATCTTGTAAAAATATCACTCATTTTCCTTATTTCGGTAGGATGTAGTAGTTTTTTTCGAAGGACACCAAACTTCACAACCATCCAAATTCCTAATTTAATCCCTTTTTCCGAAGTGGAAGGTATCAAACAATACCAATGGCAAAAACTTACAAAAGCTAGAGACCAAACGAAGGTTTCCGCAATCATCATTCACAATTCAGGCAAACATAAGTTCGTAGATTTCTTTCGATTGTCTGTACAAAACCAATTTTTATTTCATATCTACATAGATTCAAACGGAACTCTTTATGGTGATCCTAAGTTTTTAACACAAGAATGGACTGCAGCTCCAGGAATTGATCCTGAATCCATTCATATTGTTTATGAAGGGACTCAAGAAACTCTGTATAATAACCAAAAACAAAAAGATATTATACAAAAAACAATCGAATACTTGGCAGAAGAATTGTACATTCCCAAAAACAATTATGACATCATCTCCAAAAAAGGTATTTTCACACATAACCAAGCAAAACGCCGGTTTGGTGGATTTGTTGATTTTTCTCCTTGTGGAAGTGAGTTAGCACTCAATCAAATCCTCAAAGAAATAGGTGGAAAATATTATGAAGAGGATGATTGGAAGGATCGATTTGTCACGGGTTGGGTTTTAAAAAAAGAAAACAAAGACCTCCTCAAAGATTCTTTCCAACCAACAAATGGACGTGGGATCACAAAGGCGGAAAAAATCATTTTTACCAATTTAGAAAAAACTGAGAAGGGTTTCACTCCAGAAGATTTTCGCGTGAAATATACCTTTCGTGGAAAAATCAAACCTAGTTGTGTGGTCCTCCATTACACAGCAATCTCAGATTATTTTAAATCGCTTCGTACTTTAGAAGCACGTAATCTTACTGCTTCGATCATGATTGATGCCAATGGGAAAGCTTACCAATTAGTTGATGTGATCGAAGACCGTGCTGCAGCTGCTACAGGGACCAATGATAATTGTATCCAAATTGAAATTGTTGCTAAAGATACGGAAGAATTACTCAAACAACCTGATCAGATACAAAAAGTCAAAGACCTTGTACTAGAACTTGCAACAAAATACAAAATTCCATTGTCCAATGAAAAGTTAGAAGACCTAAGTGGAATCTTTAGTCATACCCAAGCTAAAAAAAAATGGGGTGGTTCTATCTTTCTCAATGCTAAGGATTTTGATCCTGGTGAAAATTATATGGAACTTATTTTAAATTCAATTGGTGGGAAATACTTTCCCGAATCAGAATGGAAAAATCGAAATTCCATGGATTGGGCAATTTTAAATCGTAATTTTCAACCATAAATACGGAGATCCTATGAAACATTTACTCAGCAGCATCACATTTGGAAGTTTGTTTTTCCTTCTAAACTGTAATTTCACAAGCCCTAAATATCACCTTACGTTACAAGAAGCGGAATATCGTTATGAAACCATTGAAAACATAAAATACAATTTAGACATTCAATTATCACCAAAGGAAAGTTTTACGGGTAAAGTAAACATACAGTTTGTTGGTAAAAAAATTAGAGATTTACGTTTAGATTATTTCCAAGGGGAAATCAAATCCATTATTTTTAACGATGAACCTTTAAATGATTTTGTATATAAAAATGGCCAAATCCAACTCCCTTCAGACCGTTTGATGATTGGAAACAATACACTTTCTATCACTTTTGAAACTCCTTATGCGAAAACGGGGAATGGTTTGCACAAATTTGTAGATCCGGACGACAAAGAAACTTACATTTATTCACAGTTTGAAGCCTTCCATGCAAACAAAATGTTTCCGTGTTTTGACCAACCAGATCTTAAAGCTAACTTCCAACTCCAAGTGACAGCACCGAAAAATTGGAAGGTAATCTCAACAACCCTTCCCACTTCTGTTAATAAAAATGATAATCCTGATGAGTTAACTCACAACTTTCCTGAGTCGAAAAAAATCTCAACCTATGTGTTTTCTTTACATGCGGGACCATATCAGGTTTGGGAAGACAAATTTGAATCCATTCCTCTGCGTCTTTTTGTTCGTAAAACACTTGCTAAGTATGTGGAACCAAAAGATTGGTTTACTTTTACTAAAGAAGGATTTGCCTTTTTTAATTCATACTTCGGAATTCCGTATCCATTCGAAAAATACGATCAAATCATCGTACCTGAATTTAATTTTGGGGCCATGGAAAATGTAGCGGCCGTAACATTTTCAGAACGATTTGTTTCGCGTGCATCTATGACACGCTCCCAAAGGGAAAATCTTTCTGATGTTGTTTTACATGAAATGGCTCACATGTGGTTTGGAAACCTTGTCACTATGAAATGGTGGAACGGACTTTGGTTAAATGAAAGTTTTGCAACATACATGGCAAGTTTAGCCCAAGCAAAAAATTCAGAATTCCAAGAAACATGGATTAGTTTTTTCGAAAAAATGAAACAATGGGCTTATGAAGAAGATGGATTTAGTACAAACCATCCAGTCGAAGCAAAGGTCAATGATACAGAAGAAGCTTTTACTCAGTTTGATGGAATTACTTACGGAAAAGGTGCGTCTGTCTTAAAACAATTGGTATTTTTTATTGGCGAAGAAAGTTTTCAAAAAGGTGTACAAAACTATCTTAGAAAGTACTCTTATTCCAATTCTACTCTTCATGACTTTTTAAAAGAACTCGAATTTGTAAGTGGGTTCTCGATGAAAAAATGGTCAAAAGATTGGCTGGAAACAAAAGGCACAAACCAAATTACTCTCACTACAGTATGTGCAAACAATCATTTGTATGGAAAAATTGTTCAATCCGCACCAGGACCTGAAAACAAACTCCGTGATCACAAAACCATTTTAGGACTTTATAATTTTGATAAAACTAACAAACAATTATTTTACGAACAGTTTTCCGTTGTTTATTCTGGGCGCTCTAGTGAAGCAATTCTCGAAGTTAAGTCTTGCCCAGATTACATTCTATTTAATGCGGAAGATCATGATTTTGTGATTTGGAACTGGTCCAATGTTAACAAAGAAAATTTAGAATATGTCTTAGAGTTTGACAGTGATCCTATGCGCAAACTGATATTATGGACAGATTATTTCAGACAAGTTTCACTTGCGAATATCACATTCGATGAATTTAAAGATAGTGCAATTTCTCTTTACCAAAAAGAATCAGATATCAAAATCAAACGTTGGATCTTATCAAAGTTAGCTGGCGATAACGGAAATACTTATGTGACAAGCCGTTTTTGGTTTCCTGAAACCAAAAGAAACCTGCATTTGGATTCTTTACAAAACTTTATCCTAAACGAATTGTCAAAAGTGAAAGCTGGAAGTGATGAACAAAGGTATTTGTTACTTTCTTTGATTGATTCAACTTATACAGAAACTAGTCAAAAAAGGTTGTATGATGTTTTAGAAAATAAACTCAGTTTTCCGGGATTGAAACTAGACCAAGACTTACGTTGGAATATGATCATCAAACTTAGTTCTCTTGAAAAAAATCGAAACAAAATTCAAACCATCATAGATCGTGAAAAAAAATTAGATCCATCTAGTCGTGGAGTTAATTCTAGTTTAGCAGCCGAAGCAATTGAACCAAATGCAAAAGTAAAAGAAAAATGGATCCAAGTATTATTGAATCCAAAATCTAGTTCATATTCTTCTTCATCACTTAGAGTGGTTTCCTACTCCTTATTCCCTGAATACCAAAAAGATATCCAACTCCAATTTTTGGACAAATACTTTGATGCTTTGGACATGTTCCAACATACAGATGATGAAAACTATTTGGATGCGTTTGCTAAAAGCCTTTCACCAGACTTTTGCACAGATGAAACATTGTTGATCTTAAAAAAATTCACTAACAATCATCCAAAATTGCCAGCTCCTGTGAAAAAAACCCTAATCAAACAAATTGATTCTGAGAAAAAGTGCATCCAAATGAAATACAAACATAAAGAACTCATCTCAAATTAAAGGATCGAAAATTGGTTCAAAAAAAAATAACTCTAGGTTTCGTATTTTTGATCTTTCATCTATTGCTCGTTAGCTGTGCTTCGCCTGGATTTGGACCAAGAGGTTTTTTATTCACAAAAACTAAAATTGGTGTTTTTGGGACAGGGGAAACTTCCAAAAGAAGGGTCACTTCTTGTATCCATTCGATTCTTGGATTATTCTCTTTTGGTGATGCTTCATTTGAATTTTTAAAATCTAGATCAAAAATCCAAACGGTTACCGAAACCAATTGGACAACATTCGTTGTCCTTGGGGTATATGCCAACCTTTGTGTGGAAATATCAGGTAACGAATGAAAAAAACATTTCAAAATATCAAGGTTTATTTTTTTATTTCATCCTTCATCGGGCTAACGAGTTCATGTGTCAATTTAGGACAACCCCAAGGTCTTGGACCTACAGGAATTTTGTATGCTTCGTATACACTTGCTGTTTCGGAAAGACCTCTCACCAAACAAGCGTTAAAAAGAGGAAAAGCATGCCTAAAACGCATCGGTTTTTTTTATGTCACAGGTGATGGGAGTATTTTATCAGCTACAGAAGAAGGTGGAATCCAAGAAGTTTTTCGAATAGAAAAAGAGGCAACAAATTACCTCTCTCTCTATTCTACTTTATGTACGATTGTTTGGGGGAATTAATTTTTTTTCCGAACTACTTTATCTAACATATCTGGATAATCCGAAATTATACCATCCACACCACAAGAAACCAAACGATTCATTTCTTTTTCCGAATTGACTGTCCATGGAATCACCATCATACCTTTGTCATGTGATGATTTCACAAACTTGGGTGTTACATACAGAAAATAAGGTGAGATAATATCAGCTTGTTTTTCTTTTGCTAATCCAAGTATTGAATCTCTATATCCATTTCCAAATCCAATGGTCATTAAAAAACCTTGGAAATATGTTGGTACAAAAAGTGCACTCGTTTTTAGTTTCGGATTCTTTTGTTTTGAAATAGAAAGTGTTCTTAGATCAAAGGATTGTATGGTGGATCGTTCCACTACCTTGTATTTTTCAATAATCTGAATCAGTTTTTCCGTATGTTCTTTTACTAAAGTATCAGGGGCAGATCCATCATCTGGAAATTTTGTTTCTATATTAAACTCATATACTTCTTTGGATTTTTTTTCATGTTTCAAAACCAATTCAAAAAATTCTTCTAACGATAAAAGTTTGGTTCCAGGAACAGGGATTTGTTTTGGAAAATTAGGATTTTGTTTTGTACCGCAGTCTAACGCTTGTAATTCGTTCAATGTAAGTTCATATAAAGATTTTTTTTGGATCTGAGTACCATCTGCATTTTGGCAAATGACTGGATTTGTATCAGAATCATGGTGGATAACAACACGTTTGTCTTTAGTTAAAACCGTATCCAATTCAAGAGTGACCATTTTATATTTGATCGCTTCTTCAAATGCTGGCCAAGTATTTTCTGGTTTTAACCCACGTGCACCACGATGTCCTTGTAAGTCGATGTCTTTACGTAAACGATTTGGAGTTTCGACTGAGGCACAATTCACAACCAACAAACTTATAAAACTTAAAGCCATAAAGAGCTTACAAAACGAGAGAATCAATTTCATCAAAGTTTACCTGCTTTGGCAAAATTCCATCGTAAGTTTTTATTGCATCAAGTAAGAAAAAAGTTTCGATTTTACAAAAAAAATGAAATGATCCGCGGATTGAAAATTAGTTTGAATTGTTTCTTTTTGTATTCTTTTGCCAGTCTTAAAAAGGAAAAGAATGGAAAAAACGAGCACACCACCTACGGTAACATCGGTGGTGGCTCCAGAAAGGAAATTTAGCGTAATAACAGCGTAACGCAAATTTTCCCATCCAAGTCAACCTAATCCATGCGAATCTTATTCATCCAAACCGTTCTTAACGTTTTTGGAGCCTTTTCAGAACGTAAATAACGGTTTTTTAAAATTTTTTTTGCTAACTCATGGAAAAAGTAAATCATTTCAGAAATTATAGAGAGAGAAGAAATCTCACACGCATTCAATTATCAGAAAAATTGAATATTCCACGGTCCGCAATTGAGTTATTGGAATCCGAAGAATGGATTCGTTCCAAATTTGATTATGTCGTTTTGGTTGCAAAAGAACTTGGACTCTCACTCATAGATCTCATCCGAAACGAATTTGATTATGATTTGGAAAGAGAGTTTTTTAACGAAGAGGAATTCGAGGAAATTGTCGCCCGATATGCCAATGCAAGAGTCACTTTGATACTTTCGGAACTTAAACTTTTCTGCCGGAATGCCAAAGTACGATTAGATGATTTTGATATTACGGAACTTTCCTTTTCCATGGGAAGTTTACACAAACTCATTACTCTCAATCAAAAATTGGAACGTGGCGAAATTAGCACTAAGGATGCACTTGTTGAATTTCCGCCAAAATGGGGAAAGTTCAGCAACCGGGCTTAATGATTTTGAACTTGTAGTTTAAACCACAAGTTCGTCTTCTCCCGCACGAGCCACAACGATCTCGCCGGCTTCTTCCAGTTTACGGATGATGTTTACAATTTTTTGCTGAGCGTCTTCAACGTCTTTCAAACGAACAGGACCCATAAAATCCATATCTTCTCGGAGTAAGTTTGCGGCACGTTTGGACATGTTTTTAAAGATTTTATCTTGTACTTCCGAATCCACCGACTTAAGCGCTTTTGCTAAATCCGTGTTATCCACTTCTCGCATTACTTTTTGGATCGCACGGTCGTCGAGTAGGACGATATCTTCGAATACGAACATCCGTTTTTTGATCTCTTCTGCAAGTTCCGGGTCTTCCTCTTCCAAGGCTTCGATGATGGTTTTTTCAGTTCCCCGGTCGACCAAGTTCAAAATCTCCACCACGGAATCAATACCCCCAGCAGAGGTATAATCCTCAGAAGCAAGAGTCGATAGTTTACGTTCTAACACCCGTTCTACCTCACGAAGTACGTCCGGAGATACACGGTCCATCGTTGCGATCCGTTTGGCAACTTCTGCTTGGATTTGGTGCGGAAGGTTTGATAAGATATTGGATGCTTTTTGCGGATCCAAATAAGAAAGAATGAGTGCGATCGTCTGAGGGTGTTCCCCCTGGATAAAGTTGAGAAGGTGGGCCGGGTCGGTTCTACGAATAAAGTCAAACGGCCTTACTTGTAATGAGGAAGTGAGCCGATTGATGATATCGATCGCTTTCTGGTTACCAAGTGCTTTTTCGAGTAGTCCTCGTGCAAAGTCAATACCACCATTGGTGATAAACTCTTGTGCCATCATGAGTTCATTGAACTCAACGAGCACCTTCTCTTTGTCTTCAGGAGTGATTTTATCTAAACGGGCGATTTCAAACGTGATTTGTTCAATCTCGTCTTCCCGTAAGTGTTTGAAGATTTCGGAGGCCACTTCGTTTCCAACCGCAACCAAAAAGATGGCGGCCTTTTGTCTACCTGTGAGAGATGGCTTCTTATTGATCATACTTCGTCCCGAAATCCGTACTATTTAATGTATCGGCGGACTCTTAAAAAAACAATGAGATTTATTCTTCCATAAAATTTGGTAGGAAACCAATCAAAATCCTTCCTTTATCTTAAAATCGAGTCCTAACCTGGGAATTTTCTAATTTTTCTCATCCACTCACCTAGAAGCCCAACCTTTGCCATTTTCTAATTCAGTACCAAAAACATATTTTTTATGTTGACCGGTCTATTATTTAGCTTTTCATTGGTTTTGTGGGTAAAAAAGGTATCGATACCAAACAAAGGATCATTGAAGTGATGGCCGGATTATTAGAAGAATCCGGTTATGAAGCAACTGGTCTCAGTGAACTTGGGAAGGAAACGGAGACACCAAAAGGATCTCTCTACTTTCATTTTCCAGGTGGTAAGGAGGAACTCACAAGTCTTGCCATATTACAATCGGGAAACCAATTAAATGAATTTTTTAATTTGATACTTTCTAAGAGTGAAAATCCAATTCACGCCATTAAACAAGTGTTCTCTGCTCTGGAAGACAGAATTGTTTCAAGCCAATTCAAAAAAGGTTGTCCAATTGCCACAACAGCTATGGAGACAGCAGGTAAATCGGTTATTGTCGCTGAAGCATGTAAAACAGTTTATAACAAATGGTTAAAAACTTTCGAAAGTTATTTAATAGAGAACAAATATACACCACGTATTGCAAAAAATATTTCCTTATCATTACTATCCTTATGGGAAGGTGCCTTGTTATTGACAAAACTCCAAAAATCTCCCGAACCATTACGTATTGCTCAAAAAACAGCAGAAACCTTACTCAAAATATAATTCAAACTATATCATTATAAAACTTTTTCAAATAGAAATACACAAAAGGAATTAATTTCAAAAAAAGGATACTCAACAATGAAACATCTAACTAAACCAAAACTATTTATAGGAATTATAGTTCTTTTATTCATTTCTTTTACATTATATTTTTTAGGTTATCCCAATCAAAAAATACAAATTGAAGAATCAGAAATAGCAGATAAGAATACTCCAATCGATAAAGAACAAAACGGAATAGGTGCAGATCTACTTGATGGTGAAAATCCAAACCAAATTCCGAAACTCAAAGGTAAATCTAATTTAGTTTTTTCAATTCTAAAAACAGGAGAAGCAAAAACATTAGAAGGTTTCGTAATCGAAGGTGGATCCATAATGAAGATGGTGACTGTCAGCCATTCTGGATTTTATATCCAACACCCAAAAGGCAGTTTTTTATTCGATACAGGTCTTGGAACCAACATCAAAGAACAGTTTGAAGTTTTCCCATTCTACTTAAAGATTTTGATGGAATACAAACTTATCGAAACTGCCAAGTCACAATTAGAATCGAATGGAATTGATCACAAATCAATCAACGATATATTTTTTTCACACTTACATTGGGATCATGCAAGTGGACTCAAGGATTTTCCGAATGCAAATATTCATAGTGTCAAAGAAGAATTAAACAATCCACTGATTGAACTTGGTTACATTCCCTCTCAATTTGATGGTGAAACTGTGAAATGGAAACATCTAAATTTTTCAAATAAACCTTATGCTTCTTAT
The sequence above is a segment of the Leptospira sp. WS39.C2 genome. Coding sequences within it:
- a CDS encoding FAD-dependent oxidoreductase — translated: MGIPIFNEKIITPKKHAETIKTHQIRNGKWELTADVVIIGSGAGGAVAARELAQQGWKVVLIEEGSYFTPAHFSSDEFLSQARLYRDAGFIVTEEQTLSILQGKSIGGSTTVNWQTSLYPPDYVTNEWNERFGWQGYSREEMDSYVSEVHERLGVHEVPNNLVNANNNVLRVGGKKLGLTPQILRNNNRGCIGLGRCGLGCPINAKQSTFLTWIPDAIEAGATVVSNMRAVKIRDGKLKTVIAEFTPDAYETAPKEIIETMEIKAPVVIVSAGAIEGPALLQRSGIGNGWVGRNLKVHPTSTIFGKFDSEIKMFEGPPQSIVIKDGHNQDGTGYGYWLEAAPYRPTLASSLIPFYGKQQFDVMKDFTKYNAGIVLVRDGADGEANASVKYSLGRRKVYFELTPTDGLNMLKGLKALAEVTVAAGAKELVFPFTRFTEPYKVKGNDNFDWILKESTKPGDLTVGSAHPHGSIQSANDPEKGAVDLNLEIYGHKNIFVMDASVYPTGLSVNPQITTMSIVLRASRNLASQKEERTKI
- a CDS encoding peptidoglycan recognition family protein; this translates as MSPLCQNLVKISLIFLISVGCSSFFRRTPNFTTIQIPNLIPFSEVEGIKQYQWQKLTKARDQTKVSAIIIHNSGKHKFVDFFRLSVQNQFLFHIYIDSNGTLYGDPKFLTQEWTAAPGIDPESIHIVYEGTQETLYNNQKQKDIIQKTIEYLAEELYIPKNNYDIISKKGIFTHNQAKRRFGGFVDFSPCGSELALNQILKEIGGKYYEEDDWKDRFVTGWVLKKENKDLLKDSFQPTNGRGITKAEKIIFTNLEKTEKGFTPEDFRVKYTFRGKIKPSCVVLHYTAISDYFKSLRTLEARNLTASIMIDANGKAYQLVDVIEDRAAAATGTNDNCIQIEIVAKDTEELLKQPDQIQKVKDLVLELATKYKIPLSNEKLEDLSGIFSHTQAKKKWGGSIFLNAKDFDPGENYMELILNSIGGKYFPESEWKNRNSMDWAILNRNFQP
- the pepN gene encoding aminopeptidase N; amino-acid sequence: MKHLLSSITFGSLFFLLNCNFTSPKYHLTLQEAEYRYETIENIKYNLDIQLSPKESFTGKVNIQFVGKKIRDLRLDYFQGEIKSIIFNDEPLNDFVYKNGQIQLPSDRLMIGNNTLSITFETPYAKTGNGLHKFVDPDDKETYIYSQFEAFHANKMFPCFDQPDLKANFQLQVTAPKNWKVISTTLPTSVNKNDNPDELTHNFPESKKISTYVFSLHAGPYQVWEDKFESIPLRLFVRKTLAKYVEPKDWFTFTKEGFAFFNSYFGIPYPFEKYDQIIVPEFNFGAMENVAAVTFSERFVSRASMTRSQRENLSDVVLHEMAHMWFGNLVTMKWWNGLWLNESFATYMASLAQAKNSEFQETWISFFEKMKQWAYEEDGFSTNHPVEAKVNDTEEAFTQFDGITYGKGASVLKQLVFFIGEESFQKGVQNYLRKYSYSNSTLHDFLKELEFVSGFSMKKWSKDWLETKGTNQITLTTVCANNHLYGKIVQSAPGPENKLRDHKTILGLYNFDKTNKQLFYEQFSVVYSGRSSEAILEVKSCPDYILFNAEDHDFVIWNWSNVNKENLEYVLEFDSDPMRKLILWTDYFRQVSLANITFDEFKDSAISLYQKESDIKIKRWILSKLAGDNGNTYVTSRFWFPETKRNLHLDSLQNFILNELSKVKAGSDEQRYLLLSLIDSTYTETSQKRLYDVLENKLSFPGLKLDQDLRWNMIIKLSSLEKNRNKIQTIIDREKKLDPSSRGVNSSLAAEAIEPNAKVKEKWIQVLLNPKSSSYSSSSLRVVSYSLFPEYQKDIQLQFLDKYFDALDMFQHTDDENYLDAFAKSLSPDFCTDETLLILKKFTNNHPKLPAPVKKTLIKQIDSEKKCIQMKYKHKELISN
- a CDS encoding TRL-like family protein — protein: MVQKKITLGFVFLIFHLLLVSCASPGFGPRGFLFTKTKIGVFGTGETSKRRVTSCIHSILGLFSFGDASFEFLKSRSKIQTVTETNWTTFVVLGVYANLCVEISGNE
- a CDS encoding TRL domain-containing protein, with product MKKTFQNIKVYFFISSFIGLTSSCVNLGQPQGLGPTGILYASYTLAVSERPLTKQALKRGKACLKRIGFFYVTGDGSILSATEEGGIQEVFRIEKEATNYLSLYSTLCTIVWGN
- a CDS encoding glycerophosphodiester phosphodiesterase codes for the protein MALSFISLLVVNCASVETPNRLRKDIDLQGHRGARGLKPENTWPAFEEAIKYKMVTLELDTVLTKDKRVVIHHDSDTNPVICQNADGTQIQKKSLYELTLNELQALDCGTKQNPNFPKQIPVPGTKLLSLEEFFELVLKHEKKSKEVYEFNIETKFPDDGSAPDTLVKEHTEKLIQIIEKYKVVERSTIQSFDLRTLSISKQKNPKLKTSALFVPTYFQGFLMTIGFGNGYRDSILGLAKEKQADIISPYFLYVTPKFVKSSHDKGMMVIPWTVNSEKEMNRLVSCGVDGIISDYPDMLDKVVRKKN
- a CDS encoding helix-turn-helix domain-containing protein, with the protein product MEKVNHFRNYRERRNLTRIQLSEKLNIPRSAIELLESEEWIRSKFDYVVLVAKELGLSLIDLIRNEFDYDLEREFFNEEEFEEIVARYANARVTLILSELKLFCRNAKVRLDDFDITELSFSMGSLHKLITLNQKLERGEISTKDALVEFPPKWGKFSNRA
- the fliG gene encoding flagellar motor switch protein FliG; translated protein: MINKKPSLTGRQKAAIFLVAVGNEVASEIFKHLREDEIEQITFEIARLDKITPEDKEKVLVEFNELMMAQEFITNGGIDFARGLLEKALGNQKAIDIINRLTSSLQVRPFDFIRRTDPAHLLNFIQGEHPQTIALILSYLDPQKASNILSNLPHQIQAEVAKRIATMDRVSPDVLREVERVLERKLSTLASEDYTSAGGIDSVVEILNLVDRGTEKTIIEALEEEDPELAEEIKKRMFVFEDIVLLDDRAIQKVMREVDNTDLAKALKSVDSEVQDKIFKNMSKRAANLLREDMDFMGPVRLKDVEDAQQKIVNIIRKLEEAGEIVVARAGEDELVV
- a CDS encoding TetR/AcrR family transcriptional regulator, yielding MGKKGIDTKQRIIEVMAGLLEESGYEATGLSELGKETETPKGSLYFHFPGGKEELTSLAILQSGNQLNEFFNLILSKSENPIHAIKQVFSALEDRIVSSQFKKGCPIATTAMETAGKSVIVAEACKTVYNKWLKTFESYLIENKYTPRIAKNISLSLLSLWEGALLLTKLQKSPEPLRIAQKTAETLLKI
- a CDS encoding MBL fold metallo-hydrolase, whose product is MKHLTKPKLFIGIIVLLFISFTLYFLGYPNQKIQIEESEIADKNTPIDKEQNGIGADLLDGENPNQIPKLKGKSNLVFSILKTGEAKTLEGFVIEGGSIMKMVTVSHSGFYIQHPKGSFLFDTGLGTNIKEQFEVFPFYLKILMEYKLIETAKSQLESNGIDHKSINDIFFSHLHWDHASGLKDFPNANIHSVKEELNNPLIELGYIPSQFDGETVKWKHLNFSNKPYASYAKSFDWFGDGTAVFVPMKGHSEGSVGLFLHTENGDVYFLTGDIVWRKEGFIELKHKPRGARWIVDYDTKELGEEITRVHKLIKQNPKLIVVPAHDFDTQEPLGFYPKVIGANKLMTMD